The Betta splendens chromosome 4, fBetSpl5.4, whole genome shotgun sequence genome contains a region encoding:
- the tjp3 gene encoding tight junction protein ZO-3 encodes MCSSCDLCGLFAVWEITAALNVCDQLLHVWNFVVRISRSTEFYQQKILKEENHFTSTVVVMNLKQRIKLLKHFGSVPPEPPPPLLVVPRPAMEEITIWEQHTITLNKDPKLGFGFALSGGKDKPHPDTGDTTVVVSDVLPNGPASGRLFTKDQIVMVNGVSMDNVYSNYTIQTLKSCGKTANITVKRPRKIQIPVSSRPSRAASQSNLLDQDPPRRTRRYSDGSDNRDGGRYRSSSPDHNGHTNTLPMSSGYKRLPRQDAPEKPIKTTLVKKKLSDEYGLKLGSQIFIKHMTDTGLAAREGTLQEGDLILKINGITTENLSLLETKHLVEKSRGKLTMTVLRDDRRFLVSIPEVEDSPPNSEDDERKDSSSELEDISDIDVPTYRAARQPTKEKRTRRTRAEPPVSKSRDSSPVRSTLTRPPAKAYAPRRAPSDSESDRSASPPPVRRERESPDTRDQPGKYKSLSGMSAIPNPRSSPVAQNWTAPRAPSSTARPRRPVSDSDSDRSPSPHSRPENVRVDNRYKVLPDLPAPSLKATPIPVLQQQLRRVNSPVKITPQESESESDDSSAPPQRQSTTYSQDSLSRYRVLPDVALQPHIAPIQQRSSSITASNPPQKVHSDPESEASNESPRRDSVDRGNSKTVNNRYRDLPEMRSTSVAVKQEPPRRAPSPVRPPPDDSSSDELSHLRRSGSSEREDNRRSVPRAANGPGTQRSGVSVKGNIPPLYSKPVEEPLYSLPPDSYPSSIPGYSSDIQNVSFVKEGSVGLRLVGGNDVGIFVGGVQPNSPAYGQGMKEGDQILQVNKVDFSHFTREEAANFLLNIQSGERVDICTQNKMDLYKKITKSHLADNFYIRTHFDHESEGPIGLSFTRGEVFRVVDTMHRGKLGSWLAIRMGNNLHEMDKGTIPNQARAETLASIEQTQRSSVEKQVSGPRAEFWKLRGLRGNKKSEKALRRSRDDLLQLTIQGKYPAYERVLLREANFKRPIVILGPLNDIAMEKLATEMPDQYEVAEMVPRSGGGESTSTVIKLDTVRKIAEKDKHPLLDITPTAVERLNYIQYHPMVLFLDPHSRKDVKAMRQKYSPKSNKSSRRLYSQAVKMKKQYNQLFSASIDLQPGSDLWYESLKDKIRHQQSKPVWVSEVTLESGGEQDLDALDQTQSDYLSAASDLEDTDGEPFTDGEAYTDNEDLEEGYREADRVPRALARSSEPASGHYSPTMDPEPAADREIPPLLHVPEPSSARQDSYSPHHSTADEEDPSQRSFTDSDFSALDALAPTNTSDGPPDFVAPNPPMGHSVDEPSYAKAPVSPQQASLSTIEERLQQARSAEAQAQPEERKGPQFIVLAHHHQAVQFRRTQIQGSDSSEEEEEDADETDDIEWGPATEL; translated from the exons ATGTGCTCCTCCTGTGACCTCTGTGGATTATTTGCTGTCTGGGAGATAACGGCGGCGCTGAACGTTTGTGACCAGCTCTTACACGTCTGGAATTTTGTTGTCCGTATCAGTCGGAGCACTGAGTTTTATCAGCAGAAGattttaaaggaggaaaacCACTTTACAAGCACTGTTGTCGTCATGAACCTGAAGCAGCGAATTAAGCTACTGAAGCACTTTGGCTCGGTGCCGCCAGAGCCTCCGCCGCCTCTGCTGGTGGTGCCT agACCAGCCATGGAGGAGATAACAATATGGGAGCAACACACAATAACACTGAACAAA GATCCAAAACTGGGATTTGGTTTTGCCTTATCAGGAGGGAAGGACAAGCCCCATCCAGACACAGGAGACACAACTGTGGTGGTGTCAGACGTGCTGCCTAATGGACCAGCCAGCGGGCGCCTGTT CACTAAAGACCAGATCGTCATGGTCAACGGCGTGTCCATGGACAACGTCTACTCCAACTACACCATTCAGACCCTCAAGTCTTGCGGCAAGACTGCAAACATA ACAGTGAAACGCCCTCGCAAGATCCAGATCCCAGTCAGCTCCAGACCCTCTCGGGCGGCCTCCCAGTCCAACCTGCTGGACCAGGACCCTCCCAGACGAACACGGCGCTACTCTGACGGCAGCGACAACAGAGACGGCGGCCGCTACCGCAGTTCCTCGCCCGATCACAATGGGCACACGAACACGCTGCCGATGTCGTCGGGCTACAAGAGGCTGCCACGCCAGGATGCTCCAGAGAAACCAATCAAAACCACTCTGGTGAAAAAGAAACTCTCAGACG AGTACGGCCTGAAGCTGGGGAGTCAGATCTTTATCAAACACATGACAGACACAGGCCTAGCTGCAAGGGAAGGGACGCTGCAGGAGGGAGACCTCATTCTCAAG ATCAATGGCATCACAACAGAAAATCTGTCCTTACTGGAGACAAAGCACCTGGTggagaagagcagaggaaagctgaCCATGACGGTGCTGAGGGACGACCGCAGGTTCCTGGTCAGCATCCCAGAGGTGGAGGACAGCCCCCCCAACAGCGAGGACGACGAGCGAAAAGACAGCAGCTCCGAGCTGGAGG ACATTTCAGATATTGACGTCCCCACTTACCGAGCGGCCCGTCAACCCACCAAGGAGAAACGAACACGAAG AACCAGAGCTGAACCCCCAGTGTCCAAATCTCGGGACTCCTCACCTGTGCGCTCCACGTTGACCCGGCCTCCTGCCAAAGCCTACGCCCCTCGCCGAG CTCCATCCGATTCGGAGTCTGACCGCAGCGCCTCGCCCCCTCCtgtcaggagagagagggagagtccTGACACCAGGGATCAGCCCGGCAAATACAA GAGCCTCTCTGGAATGTCCGCTATCCCCAACCCCAGATCCTCTCCTGTGGCTCAGAACTGGACTGCTCCTCGTGCGCCCTCCTCCACCGCTCGGCCTCGTAGACCGGTGTCCGATTCAGACTCTGACCGCAGCCCTTCCCCTCATTCCAGACCAGAGAATGTTCGTGTAGACAACAGATACAA GGTTCTCCCTGATCTGCCTGCCCCAAGCCTGAAAGCCACTCCCATTCCTGTTCTCCAGCAGCAACTGCGAAGGGTCAACTCTCCTGTTAAAATCACCCCCCAAG AATCCGAGTCTGAGTCGGacgacagctcagcccctcctCAGAGGCAGAGCACCACCTACAGCCAGGACTCTCTCAGCAGATACAG GGTCCTTCCTGATGTTGCCCTGCAGCCTCACATAGCACCAATACAACAGCGCTCCTCCAGCATCACTGCCAGTAATCCACCTCAGAAAG TTCATTCAGATCCTGAGTCAGAGGCCAGTAATGAGTCCCCTCGCAGGGACTCTGTAGACAGGGGAAACTCCAAAACAGTCAACAACAGATACAG AGATCTACCTGAGATGAGATCCACTTCAGTGGCTGTGAAGCAGGAGCCTCCTCGTCGGGCCCCGTCGCCCGTCAGACCCCCTCCTGATG ATTCCTCGTCAGACGAGCTTTCTCATCTCAGGAGGTCTGGGAGCTCAGAGCGGGAGGACAACCGCCGCAG TGTTCCTCGTGCTGCTAATGGACCTGGCACCCAACGGTCTGGGGTTTCAGTGAAGGGCAACATACCCCCCCTCTACT CCAAGCCTGTAGAGGAGCCCCTCTACTCCTTACCCCCAGATTCCTACCCATCTTCCATCCCAGG GTACAGCTCAGACATACAGAATGTGTCCTTTGTGAAGGAGGGCAGCGTGGGCTTGAGGCTCGTGGGCGGCAACGACGTCGGCATATTTGTAGGCGGAGTTCAGCCGAACAGCCCCGCGTACGGTCAGGGCATGAAGGAGGGAGACCAGATCCTGCAG GTTAATAAAGTAGATTTTTCCCATTTCACGCGAGAAGAGGCGGCTAACTTCCTCCTGAACATCCAGAGTGGAGAGCGTGTGGACATCTGTACCCAGAACAAGATGGACC TTTATAAGAAGATCACAAAGTCCCACCTGGCCGACAACTTCTACATCCGCACCCACTTCGACCACGAATCCGAAGGCCCCATTGGCCTGAGCTTCACCAGAGGGGAGGTGTTCAGGGTGGTGGACACTATGCACCGTGGGAAGCTGGGCAGCTGGCTGGCCATCCGCATGGGCAACAACCTGCACGAGATGGACAAAGGCACCATCCCCAACCAGGCCAG agctgagaCTCTGGCCAGCATCGAGCAGACACAGCGTTCCTCTGTGGAGAAGCAGGTGTCAGGGCCCAGGGCTGAATTCTGGAAACTACGGGGGCTCCGAGGGAACAAAAAGAGTGAAAAAGCCCTCCGTCGGAGTCGCgacgacctgctgcagctcaccaTCCAGGGCAAATATCCAGCCTACGAGAGAGTGCTGCTCAGAGAAG CTAATTTCAAACGGCCAATTGTCATCCTGGGTCCACTTAATGATATCGCCATGGAGAAGCTGGCCACAGAGATGCCCGATCAATACGAAGTGGCAG AAATGGTCCCTcgcagtggaggaggggagagcACCTCCACTGTTATTAAACTAGACACCGTGAGGAAAATAGCAGAGAAG GACAAGCACCCTCTGCTGGACATCACCCCCACTGCAGTGGAGAGGCTCAACTACATCCAGTACCATCCCATGGTGTTGTTCCTGGACCCCCACAGCCGCAAGGACGTCAAGGCCATGAGGCAGAAATACAGTCCCAAGTCCAACAAAAGCTCCCGGCGCCTTTACTCGCAGGCCGTCAAGATGAAGAAACAATACAACCAGCTCTTCTCAG CGAGTATTGACCTACAGCCCGGCTCAGACCTCTGGTATGAGAGTCTGAAAGATAAGATCCGCCACCAGCAGTCCAAACCAGTCTGGGTGTCTGAAGTCACG CTGGAGAGCGGTGGCGAGCAGGACCTGGACGCCCTGGACCAAACCCAGTCCGACTACCTCAGCGCTGCTAGTGACCTGGAGGACACCGACGGAGAGCCCTTCACTGACGGAGAGGCCTACACCGACAACGAGGACCTGGAAGAGGGTTACAGAGAAGCAGACCGGGTCCCGCGAGCTTTGGCCCGGTCGTCTGAGCCGGCCTCGGGGCACTACAGCCCCACCATGGACCCCGAACCTGCGGCCGACAGAGAAATCCCACCTCTTCTGCACGTGCCGGAACCCAGCTCTGCCCGCCAGGACAGTTACAGTCCGCATCACAGCACGGCGGACGAGGAGGATCCGTCTCAGCGCAGTTTTACAGACTCGGACTTCAGCGCTCTTGATGCGCTTGCTCCCACGAATACGTCAGACGGACCTCCAGATTTTGTAGCCCCTAACCCCCCCATGGGGCACTCTGTGGATGAGCCTTCATATGCTAAGGCACCCGTGAGCCCACAACAAGCCAGCCTGTCTACTATTGAGGAGCGATTACAGCAG GCTCGCTCAGCAGAGGCACAAGCTCAGCCCGAAGAGAGGAAAGGCCCTCAGTTTATCGT GCTAGCGCATCATCACCAAGCAGTTCAGTTCAGACGCACACAAATCCAAGGCAGCGACagctctgaggaggaagaggaggacgcgGATGAAACGGATGACATCGAATGGGGACCAGCGACGGAACTGTAG